The genomic stretch ATACTCCGTACCCGGGAGAAAGACCCTTTTCCGGACATTACTGGCATTTGCAGGTTTATTGGTGATCAGCAATCCCCTCCGGGCCCAGTCGTCCCCGGCTACTCCGCAAACTCCCTACCTGGTAAAAGATATAAACAGTGCTGTTGCCGGTTTATCGTCCAATCCCGCAAACTTTTTGCTTATCGGCAATGTCATTTATTTTATTGCCAACCATCCTTTACTGGGTTATGAGCTTTGGAAAACAGATGGCACCCTGCCGGGTACTGTCCTGGTGAAGGATATTAATAGTGGAAAAGCTGCCTCAAACCCAGGATACCTGACCAATGTGGGAGGGACCCTGTTCTTTAGTGCAGACGATGGTATTCATGGCATTGAACTGTGGAAGAGTGATGGTACTGCCGCCGGTACGGTCATGGTAAAAGATATTATCAGTGGCGAAGGTAATTCCGTTCCGTCTTACCTGGTCAATGTCGGCGGCTCTTTGTTTTTTAGCGCCAATGATGGTGTCAATGGCAATGAGCTATGGATAAGCGATGGCACAGCAGCAGGTACCAGGATGGTAAAGAATATTCGCCAGAGCGGCAGTTCCAGCCCGCAGCAGTTTGCTGTTGTGGACAATTGGTTGTTCTTTATAGCCACAGAGGACGCCACCGGTTTAGAGCTATGGAAAAGCGATGGCACTGAAGCTGGAACGGTCATAGTAAAAGATATTCGCAGCGGAACTACTCATACCACCCCCCAAAACCTGACCGCAGTGAATGGCGCCCTGTTCTTCAGCGCCAGTGAAGGCGTCAATGGTATTGAACTCTGGAAGAGTGATGGTACTGCTGCCGGTACGGTCATGGTGAAAGATATAAATAGTGGCAGCGCCAATTCTCTTCCCCAAAACTTTGCCAATGTAAACGGTACCCTGTTTTTCAGCGCCAATGATGGGGTCAATGGGACTGAACTCTGGAAGAGCGATGGAACGGAAGCTGGCACGGTGATGGTGAAAAACATACATAGCGCCAATTCCACGCCTCAGTACCTGACCAATGTAAATGGCATAGTCTATTTTGTAGCTACTCATGAAACGGCTAACCGCGAGTTGTGGAAAAGCGATGGTACCGATGCCGGTACCGTTATGGTAAAGGATATATCTATTGGCGGGTCACATCCACAGTACCTGACAGCCATTAATAACGTGCTGTATTTTAGCGCTACAGATGAGGTTAACGGAACTGAGTTATGGAAGAGTGATGGTACAGCTGCCGGTACGGTCATGATAAAGGATATCTTTAGTGGAGGCAACTCTTCTGGTCCGCTTGGTTTTACTATGTTGAACGGCGTCCTCTTTTTTAGCGCCAGTGATGCTGTCAACGGAACAGAGCTATGGAAAAGTGATGGTACGGAAGCCGGCACTGAAATGCTGAAAGATATATATGTTGGAAGTGCAGATGCCGATATAAAGTATTCAACAACTGTAGACGGCATCCTGTATTTTGTTGCCAATGACGGTGTCAATGGACAGGAATTGTGGAAAAGCGACGGTACTGCTGCCGGTACCACAATGGTCAGGGATATTGCCGGTGGAAGCAGCAGCTCCGCTATCCAATACCTGACCAATGTCAACGGCATCCTGTATTTCAGCGCCAATAACGGAAATGATGGCGCTGAACTCTGGAGATCAGATGGCACTGCAGCTGGTACGGTCATGGTGCGGGATATTATCAGTGGAAGCGGAAGCGCCAATGTGGCCAACCTGACCGCGGTTGGCGGCACTTTGTATTTTACTGCTACTGATGGCGCCAATGGCGTTGAACTCTGGAAAAGCAATGGCACGTCGGCCGGCACAGTTATGGTGAGGAATATAGCCAGTGGAAGCACCGGTTCCAATCCACAATACCTGACCAATGTGAACGGTACCCTGTATTTTAGCGCCAATGATGGTGCCAATGGTAATGAATTGTGGAAAAGTGATGGCACATCAGCCGGTACGGTCATAGTCAGGAATATTGTCAGTGGGACTGGCAGTTCAAATCCACAGAACCTGACCAATGTGAACGGAACGCTTTATTTCAGGGCCTCTGACGGTGTCAATGGAACTGAACTCTGGAAAAGCAATGGGACTTCTGCCGGCACGGTGATGGTGAAGGATATTCGCAGCGGGAGCAGCAGTTCCGCTCCGGCTAACCTGACCAATGTGAATGGTACCCTCTATTTTAGCGCTGCTGATGGTACAAATGGAGAAGAACTTTGGAAAAGTAATGGTACATCTGCCGGTACGGTGATGGTAAAGGATATACGCAGCGGAAGCAGCAGCTCCTACCCGGCGGAATTGACTGACGTAAATGGTGTCCTGTATTTCAGCGCCAGTGACGGCAGCAATGGGACCGAACTCTGGAAAAGTGACGGTACGGCCAACGGTACGGTAATGCTGATGGATATTGTCAGCGGCAGCAATAGTTCCAGTCCGGAATATTTCACGCAGGCAGGGGAACTTGTGTATTTCAGCGCCTCGAATAATTCATATGGAATTGACCTGTGGAAGATTGATGGGACGGAGATCACCAGGGTGCTGGAAAATGCTATTCCGGATGTATTCATGCTGGAGGAGGCCACCCTTCAGCTGGCTGCTGTAAATGGAAAATTATTCTTTATTTCTGCTACACTTGCCCGGAATGGGTATAATGCCGGCTCCGAACTCTGGTCTTTGGGATATTGTAACCCGGCCAATGCCATAGTAAACAATACCCTGGTCAGCGGTGGTATTTCCTATACCAGCCAGCAGCAGATCAGTCAGTCCGCGCTGCATTGCGGCTGTGATATTTTAAATAACCTGATCGTTTCCGTAAACGCAGCAGGGGATAACCCGGCCAGCGGCCCTATGCAATCAACTGTTTGGCTGGATGCAGCACAGGGCGGGCAGTTTGTCAGCAGGCACTATGAAGTGAACCCGGAACCTGATGCGGCTACAGCCACGGGAAAAATTACCCTGTACTTCACCCAGGAAGAGTTTACTGGTTATAACACAGTAGCTGCAAGGTTATTGCCCGCCAGCAGTACAGATGCTGCAGGTATTTCCAACCTGCGGGTGATCCAGCGTACGGGCTTCGGTGATGAAGATGGCAGTACAGACAGTTATAGCGGCGCAGCCACCACCATTGACCCGGATGATACGGATATTGTCTGGAACAATACGGATAACCGCTGGGAAGTGAGTTTTGCTACCCTGGGCTTTGGTGGGTATTGGGTAACAACAAATGCTGCTACGCTGCCGTTGACCTGGCTGAATTTCTCTGCAAAGCTGGATGCCGGGCAAAAAGCCTTGGTGAGCTGGAAAGTAGCAGAGCTGGATATCATGAAGTATGAGATAGAAAAAAGCACCGACGGCAGGGCATTCGTCAGTATTGGCCAACAATTATCCAAAGGGAATGGGACAAATGAATATGTTTTTGCAGATGCCCATCCTTTTACCGGCAATAGCCCGCATGCTTTTTACCGGGTAAAACAATACGATAAGGATGGTACGGCCGGGTATAGTAAAATTGGCGTACTGAAATATAACCTGGTGGCCGGATCAGCCATTTACCCCAACCCGTTTGCAGAAAAAATAATAGTTCAGAGCAATCGGGTACAAAGAATACAGGTGGTGGACATGACGGGCAGGATCATTGACAATAGACAGTTGTCCATAGGTGAAAATGTGCTCAATGGCAGTGCCTGGCCTCCGGGGATATACCTGCTTAAGTTACCAGATGCCACGCACAAGATGATTAAGCGATAGGCAGGATCAGGATATATAGGTAACAATCTCATAGGGTACTGTCGCTCGCCACCGGCGAGCGACAGTACTATTTTGAATAAATAGCTTTGCCCCCCAGGGAAATTTGTTCCTAAGCCGGTTATGCGGTATTTTCAGGAAGGCAATTTTGTGCCGCATAACCTATCGCATATGAAAAAAATATTGCTTGCCGGCTTGTTGGTCGTCCCCATCTTTCCCGCTGCTTTTTCGCAGCAGCCCAATACCAAACAAATTTTCAGGGATATAGAAAAGCAGGTAGAATACCTGCTCGTCAATATGGATACCATCCCGGTTGGTCCCAAAGGGCAGGATGCCGGGCCACGGACCTTTGTCAACGGTGGGTTAAAAATGGTGCATCCCAACGACTGGACCAGCGGCTTTTTCCCGGCTTTGCTCTGGTACCTCTATGAGTATACCGGCAAAAAGGAGTGGAAAGGCTGGGCGCAGCTTTTCAGTGATCGTATCCGGAACGAACAATACAGCACCAATACCCATGATCTGGGTTTCATGATCTACTGTCCCTTCGGCAATGGCTACCGGCTGACCGGTGACAGCAGTTACCGGAGTGTCATCATCCAGGCGGCCCGTTCGCTCAGCACCCGTTTCAATCCCGTGCCGGGTGTGATCCGCTCCTGGGATCATCATAAAGCGGAGTGGCAGTACCCTGTCATCATCGACAATATGATGAACCTGGAACTGTTGTTCCGGGCCACTGAGCTCACCCGCGATTCCTCTTTTTACCGCATCGCCGTATCACATGCCGATAAAACACTGGCCAATCATTTCCGTCCTGACAACAGCTCTTATCATGTAGTGGATTATAACCCGGCCACAGGCGCTGTGAACCGGAAGGTCACTGCGCAGGGTTATAGTGATAGCTCAGCCTGGGCGCGCGGGCAGGCCTGGGGCCTGTATGGCTATACCATGACCTACCGCTTCACCAGGGATCCCCGTTATCTCCGGCAGGCGGAAGCCATTGCGCAGTTTATCCTGGCCAGGGCTGATCAGCTGCCTGACCTGGTGCCTTACTGGGATTATAATGCGCCGGGTATCCCTGATGCTCCCAAAGATGCGTCGGCGGCCGCCATCACAGCTGCTGCTTTGTTTGAGCTGGCGGGCTTCAGTAAAGCACCCGATTACCGGGGCTACGCGCAGAAAATACTGGCCAGTCTCACCAGTCACTACCGTTCACCCATCGGGCAGAACGGTGGCTTCCTGCTGCTGCACAGCACCGGTCATCATCCTGCCGGCAGTGAGATTGATGTGCCTATTATTTATGCGGATTATTATTATGTGGAAGCATTGATGCGGAGCCTGCAAAAGCGATGACTAAGGACTCCAAAAGTTATTATTTTTCCCATTTGGCGTTGTAGAATAAGGTCAGCTCTTTGATCTTATTTACAAAAAATAAGCCCCTTACCGCAGTAAGGGGCTACCTGTTTCCGTAATTTAAAACTATTGACAGTATTTGGTAATGCTGTAGCTCTTATATGTTTTGCCTGTGCCATAGCTGCCCAATACTTCGGTGCTGCTGGTAGCGCCGGCGGAAAGGGAATTAACGGTCAGGATATGAGAGGACTCATACGTGGAATTGTCCGTTGTGGTCACCACAATCTTCACATAAATAGGCTTGGCATCCCTGATATCATAATTCCTGGAGGAATTGTTCCTGGCATCAAAGCTAATGATCACATTGTTGGAAGAAGGGGCCATGTCGCTCACCAGTGTTTCAGTCAGGCTGATATCGTCGGCCATGCAGCCGCTACCGCCATTGTTGTCATCATTGTCATCATCTTTAGAACAGCTGCCAAACAGGAGTACGGCTCCCGTAGCAAGGAGCAGAAGGGTCTTTTTCATGAGGGAACTTATTTAATTAGTAATAGTTAAGGCCTTCATTACCAAATTATATGCCAGCACATTGTTGCGTCATCAATTTTACCCAGGCACCGCCATGATATAACTGTTTTCTAATCTTATTTTAATTTTTGCATGCTTTCATTGGAAGTAGAGAATGTGTTGGGACGAACCAAATAAGCTGGTGGAATAATTAGTTGAATTGCCCTAACTTTCGGGCGACTAAACCTTTTATATGAGCGATATCCGGCAAAATGCGCATGACCTGGTCTGTTATGGAGAAATTCTCTGGGACCTCTTGCCTGCGGGCGCCAGGCCTGGTGGCGCTCCCATGAATGTGGCTTACCATATTCACCAGCTGGGCCTGCGTCCCGGCCTGATCACCAGGGTAGGCCAGGACGAGCGGGGGCAGGAGCTATACCGGATATTGCAGGGCAAACAGCTTG from Candidatus Pseudobacter hemicellulosilyticus encodes the following:
- a CDS encoding T9SS type A sorting domain-containing protein; amino-acid sequence: MMKNLYSVPGRKTLFRTLLAFAGLLVISNPLRAQSSPATPQTPYLVKDINSAVAGLSSNPANFLLIGNVIYFIANHPLLGYELWKTDGTLPGTVLVKDINSGKAASNPGYLTNVGGTLFFSADDGIHGIELWKSDGTAAGTVMVKDIISGEGNSVPSYLVNVGGSLFFSANDGVNGNELWISDGTAAGTRMVKNIRQSGSSSPQQFAVVDNWLFFIATEDATGLELWKSDGTEAGTVIVKDIRSGTTHTTPQNLTAVNGALFFSASEGVNGIELWKSDGTAAGTVMVKDINSGSANSLPQNFANVNGTLFFSANDGVNGTELWKSDGTEAGTVMVKNIHSANSTPQYLTNVNGIVYFVATHETANRELWKSDGTDAGTVMVKDISIGGSHPQYLTAINNVLYFSATDEVNGTELWKSDGTAAGTVMIKDIFSGGNSSGPLGFTMLNGVLFFSASDAVNGTELWKSDGTEAGTEMLKDIYVGSADADIKYSTTVDGILYFVANDGVNGQELWKSDGTAAGTTMVRDIAGGSSSSAIQYLTNVNGILYFSANNGNDGAELWRSDGTAAGTVMVRDIISGSGSANVANLTAVGGTLYFTATDGANGVELWKSNGTSAGTVMVRNIASGSTGSNPQYLTNVNGTLYFSANDGANGNELWKSDGTSAGTVIVRNIVSGTGSSNPQNLTNVNGTLYFRASDGVNGTELWKSNGTSAGTVMVKDIRSGSSSSAPANLTNVNGTLYFSAADGTNGEELWKSNGTSAGTVMVKDIRSGSSSSYPAELTDVNGVLYFSASDGSNGTELWKSDGTANGTVMLMDIVSGSNSSSPEYFTQAGELVYFSASNNSYGIDLWKIDGTEITRVLENAIPDVFMLEEATLQLAAVNGKLFFISATLARNGYNAGSELWSLGYCNPANAIVNNTLVSGGISYTSQQQISQSALHCGCDILNNLIVSVNAAGDNPASGPMQSTVWLDAAQGGQFVSRHYEVNPEPDAATATGKITLYFTQEEFTGYNTVAARLLPASSTDAAGISNLRVIQRTGFGDEDGSTDSYSGAATTIDPDDTDIVWNNTDNRWEVSFATLGFGGYWVTTNAATLPLTWLNFSAKLDAGQKALVSWKVAELDIMKYEIEKSTDGRAFVSIGQQLSKGNGTNEYVFADAHPFTGNSPHAFYRVKQYDKDGTAGYSKIGVLKYNLVAGSAIYPNPFAEKIIVQSNRVQRIQVVDMTGRIIDNRQLSIGENVLNGSAWPPGIYLLKLPDATHKMIKR
- a CDS encoding glycoside hydrolase family 88 protein, which translates into the protein MKKILLAGLLVVPIFPAAFSQQPNTKQIFRDIEKQVEYLLVNMDTIPVGPKGQDAGPRTFVNGGLKMVHPNDWTSGFFPALLWYLYEYTGKKEWKGWAQLFSDRIRNEQYSTNTHDLGFMIYCPFGNGYRLTGDSSYRSVIIQAARSLSTRFNPVPGVIRSWDHHKAEWQYPVIIDNMMNLELLFRATELTRDSSFYRIAVSHADKTLANHFRPDNSSYHVVDYNPATGAVNRKVTAQGYSDSSAWARGQAWGLYGYTMTYRFTRDPRYLRQAEAIAQFILARADQLPDLVPYWDYNAPGIPDAPKDASAAAITAAALFELAGFSKAPDYRGYAQKILASLTSHYRSPIGQNGGFLLLHSTGHHPAGSEIDVPIIYADYYYVEALMRSLQKR